In Saccharolobus solfataricus, a genomic segment contains:
- a CDS encoding NAD(P)/FAD-dependent oxidoreductase, producing MKFDIVVVGAGPAGSSAAITAARGGAKVLLLERGPEPGSKNVSGAMIRLEDFSSVYDIASIPIERKVKNVDLILLSDSNRTRISVNVESNLATVARLKLDKWMAQQAEKAGALLITKTTVLGVEREGNEYKISTDRGEITADRVVLAEGVNALVSMKANIRPDLTPDHAAQTVKEVYSLNKDEINKRFGFKADDEGISWRILGTDPVPYAGFLYVYKDAVAIGAGIPMKILIKRKITPYTVLDEVKERLNFNELVKGASLREYSAKVIPEYGFPSWKACSGKVYLAGDAIGLVDPLTFNGIGPAVASGVVAGKAALESYECNKYEYELMKNKEVRRVVNARPLVKELIEEENFKYYVKTINDLLHGWVYSDFSKVKLDTSKLLKHLLLGMGVLKS from the coding sequence ATGAAATTCGATATTGTTGTAGTTGGAGCTGGACCCGCTGGTTCATCTGCAGCTATAACTGCAGCTAGAGGGGGAGCTAAAGTCCTATTATTAGAAAGGGGTCCAGAGCCAGGTTCCAAGAACGTTTCTGGAGCAATGATAAGGTTAGAGGATTTCTCTTCAGTTTATGACATAGCTTCTATTCCAATAGAGAGAAAAGTAAAGAATGTTGATTTGATCTTACTAAGTGACTCAAATAGAACAAGAATAAGTGTAAATGTTGAATCAAATTTAGCAACTGTCGCAAGGTTGAAACTAGATAAATGGATGGCTCAACAAGCGGAAAAAGCTGGAGCACTACTGATAACAAAAACAACTGTATTAGGAGTTGAAAGGGAAGGAAACGAATATAAAATATCAACTGATAGGGGTGAAATAACTGCTGATAGAGTAGTATTAGCTGAGGGTGTGAATGCCTTAGTTTCAATGAAGGCTAATATAAGGCCAGATTTAACTCCGGATCATGCAGCGCAAACAGTTAAAGAGGTTTATAGTTTAAATAAGGATGAGATCAATAAGAGATTTGGATTTAAGGCTGACGACGAAGGCATAAGTTGGAGAATATTAGGGACAGACCCAGTTCCCTATGCTGGTTTCCTTTACGTATATAAGGATGCCGTGGCAATAGGTGCCGGAATTCCCATGAAGATACTTATAAAGAGAAAAATAACTCCTTATACTGTATTAGACGAGGTCAAGGAGAGACTGAACTTTAACGAGTTAGTTAAGGGAGCGTCACTAAGAGAATATTCGGCAAAGGTTATACCAGAATATGGTTTTCCTTCATGGAAAGCTTGTTCAGGTAAGGTTTATTTAGCTGGAGATGCAATAGGTCTTGTGGATCCATTGACATTTAATGGGATTGGTCCTGCAGTGGCTTCCGGAGTGGTTGCAGGAAAGGCTGCTTTAGAATCTTATGAATGTAACAAATATGAATACGAATTAATGAAAAATAAGGAAGTTAGAAGAGTTGTGAATGCCAGACCACTAGTAAAGGAGTTAATAGAAGAAGAAAACTTCAAATATTATGTGAAAACTATTAATGATCTCCTACACGGTTGGGTTTACAGTGACTTTTCTAAAGTTAAGTTAGACACGTCTAAACTACTTAAACACTTATTATTAGGTATGGGGGTGTTAAAGTCATGA
- a CDS encoding ferredoxin family protein, with protein sequence MRIEEKLYTLRYKKDEQPHLAIIDPNKCLRCEQVNGVPQPCIAVCPANVYSWIDQRIVISYENCVECGACRIACPYSNILWKYPRYGLGIALRYG encoded by the coding sequence ATGAGAATAGAGGAAAAACTTTACACTCTAAGATATAAGAAGGACGAACAACCCCATCTAGCCATTATTGATCCAAACAAATGTCTCAGATGTGAACAAGTTAATGGGGTTCCACAACCATGCATTGCAGTCTGCCCTGCAAATGTTTATTCATGGATCGATCAAAGAATTGTGATATCTTATGAGAATTGTGTTGAGTGTGGCGCTTGTAGAATTGCTTGTCCCTATTCTAACATCTTATGGAAGTATCCAAGATATGGGTTAGGCATAGCATTAAGGTATGGTTAA
- a CDS encoding PEP/pyruvate-binding domain-containing protein — protein sequence MNYTYLLDEVSLSMVSIVGRKSAYLGELYKMGFNIPKGFIISSRGVNEAIKDLDDEIRGILSSVNLNDTTDLEKRSEMIKSMIIASKLPNEMEKEIYERFSQLGSKYVAVRATATSPLSGASFAGEYETDLFVTQENLIPSIKRVIASYFNPRAIAYRILTHNEAGMAILVQTMINPVSAGTAFSIHPITEEPDYVVIESSFGLGESVTKGMVTPDQYVVSKATRSLVSKRISEKVMKLTYDFAEKKIKSIELSKEEALAESLSDNDAIRIANMAIAIESIFKRNINIEWAIEDKKVYLLEVRGIRRLYPEF from the coding sequence GAATTATATAAGATGGGATTTAACATCCCTAAAGGGTTCATAATATCATCAAGAGGAGTAAATGAAGCGATTAAAGATCTTGATGACGAAATAAGAGGAATACTATCCTCCGTAAATTTAAACGATACGACGGATCTGGAAAAGAGAAGCGAAATGATAAAAAGCATGATTATAGCATCGAAATTACCAAACGAAATGGAAAAAGAAATATATGAAAGGTTCTCTCAATTAGGTTCAAAATACGTTGCTGTAAGGGCAACAGCTACATCCCCCTTAAGTGGTGCTAGTTTTGCTGGTGAATACGAAACAGACTTATTTGTTACTCAGGAAAATCTCATTCCAAGTATTAAGAGAGTTATCGCGTCGTATTTTAATCCCAGAGCGATAGCTTATAGGATCTTAACTCATAATGAAGCAGGGATGGCAATTCTTGTCCAAACAATGATAAACCCAGTTAGTGCAGGTACAGCATTCTCAATACACCCCATAACCGAAGAACCAGATTACGTAGTCATAGAGTCATCTTTTGGTCTTGGAGAAAGCGTAACTAAAGGTATGGTTACTCCAGATCAATACGTAGTAAGTAAGGCTACAAGATCATTAGTAAGTAAAAGAATTTCTGAAAAAGTCATGAAATTAACTTATGATTTCGCCGAGAAAAAGATAAAGAGCATTGAACTAAGTAAGGAAGAAGCATTGGCTGAGAGCTTAAGTGATAATGATGCTATAAGAATTGCAAACATGGCTATAGCCATAGAAAGTATTTTCAAGAGAAATATAAACATTGAGTGGGCAATAGAGGACAAAAAAGTGTACTTATTGGAAGTTAGAGGAATAAGGCGATTGTATCCCGAATTTTAA